aaatagcCGAGAGTTGAGCAACCCCTAAAAGCACTCACAATGAATGGTACCAGCGGATACCAACCAGATAGAAACATGCTGAGAAATCTCTGTTATAGCTGAAACTAATATACCAATCCTATCCGTGACCCTTTCCACATTCTTTTCTTAGTCACCTAACCTATGACTGCTTTTTCTTTTAAGCTTTAATAACCTTAACATTCGAATCTGCATTTGCTATTTCAGTTCTGTCTAAAGATACTATTCTTTGATCACTTGAAACATAGTAGAAAGCATCTAAAACAGATATTATTGTGGATTCCCTCTCCTTGTGGGCTGGACTCCTTTTTACATGGACAGACAGGAAAGTGGAATCTGAGGAATTAGCTGGAACAGACTCACCTTAGCTTTGAACGACTATATCCCCTCTTCTATCTACATATGGATATATATGGTCTTTAATAAAGGAAGATGATTTTAGCCGAGGACTAACACAGCTTCCATTTTGCAGCACATCTCTCAGTGGGAATAGCATCATCCATGACTTCAGGCACAGCTAGCTACGGGTAAGCACAAAAGGTAATGACGAGAGGGCCATCCTATGTACCCTGAAAGAGAAACTATGTGATAGAAGCCCGCTTTCCCTCTCTTCTATCCCACCTAACCACTTCGGGTATCAGTGGCCTCGTGATCTCCATGAACAGAGATCACTACACAAAAACAACTATATGAAAAACTTGCTTGCTTCTTCGAATCTCGAAATAACAGAACATATAGAAAGTGTTTTTGTGATGAGACCATTCTCTTTGGGGAACCTATAGAAAGATTATCAGACGGCTTTCATGATATTATGCTTCCTTGCCCGTGTGGAACATGTGTGAGCATTATGTTTTTCCAACAAGTGATCCGACTGGAAGAAGTGTTATATGAGGACTTCGAGATCAAATAAAGAATCTGTCTCTCCATTCCTCGTGAGCCACTTATTTCTCCGAAATCAGAGATCAGAGTGATTTTCCTCCTTTTTCCCAAATAGTCGACGGTCTTACACCATTGGGATACTTCGGATAAACTGGAGTACATATATGAGAGACCGGTGCTAAAACCTTTTCTCGAGATATCTTCCAGATTCTTAGGGTCCTTGCTCCGGATCTCGCCCCCCCGGTGCGAAAGCAGTTGGTTCCGTAGTTTGAGAATTCTACTAATTCCAAGTATTCCATTATTATTATTAAATAAGAGAATATAAAAAGTAAAGAGGAGAAGACATAACCAGAAGAATTGTGAGAAATAAGTTAATTTATCAAGTTGAGGCATTTCGATTTGGATTTCaaataagaaagaaaaaaaaaggattTTGTGAAATTTAGGAGTCGTTCGAAAGCATCAAGAGGGAAGAACTCAGATAGAAAGGCAGGCGAAGTTGGCGGCCAACCTAATCCCCCTCCCAGTTGTACCCTTGTGCATCCCCTTCATAAATGATTTCCACTGGATCTGGAGATTCCCCGGGTCCCCCCGAATCGTCATCTTCGGACCCTGAATCATCATCCCACCTTTTACGCTTCCTCGAAGAAGACGGGCCTGCCTCGTTCGCCCCATCATTTGCTTTTGTGCTTTCAGGGGATCCCGTGGAATGAGCCTCCTGCTCTTCCGCAGGCGCATCGGGGTCGGGAGAATCTGGTTCACCGAGCTCGGCGCGGCGAAACCGCTTCGCCAGATTGGTGGCTGTTGCGACGAATTCGCTTCCATCTCCGGCTTCCGTATAATCAGAGAAGATTTGTTGAAGAGTATCTCCTCCCTCACTATTCCACAATATAAGACTTTTAGTGAACGATCGCGCAGACTCACCCTCCTCTAAAGGAAGAGGAGTGCCTACTTCGTTAAATATTCTTTCAACCTTGGATGTCAACTCCGAAATCATGGCTTCGGGATGGGCGGCGTGCGCCATTTCCTGCTGGAGGTCTGGTAGTCCGCCAACGGGAGGTTGGTCTATGGGAAAGTCACCCTCGTTAGGAGCATTGGTCATGACGAGAACATTGAGATCCGCGACATTCTCATTCCCAAGATGAAAGGCTATTCCTTGAACTCCGAATAAGACAACTAATGCCATTATTAGTACTGGCAACGCAAGACCAAACGATGGTATAGCAATGAACAAAAGAATGACACTTGGAAATAATGAACGAAGAATCATTGGAATTTCCCATCTTTTTCAGCTCTGCTCCCTAAAAAAAGGGGGACTTTCTAAAGTGACTGGGTTTTTTACCCAAGAACCTGCTATTAAAGAGAAAGAGACAGACTAACAAGAAACAGCCTTTACTTATTCCTACCTGGGACTGAACACCTACACAATAGAGATTTGAAGAAGTAACAACATTGTTCTTTTTAAGTACAGTAAGATTTCGACAAAAAGAATGGGGGTCTTCCCCTCGCTTTGAGGGTCGCTTGAATTTGAGTTCGTTTGCTGGTCAGGATCGCCTCGAAAGCCGTTTGCGGGCGCATACGTTTTCTCGCTTCATTGTTATATGATTTTATTCAAACGAGATCCCTACCTACGACATAATTAGCGGGTCAGCCTGCCTTTAGCCTTGGAAGAACTATTTGGTTGGTACTTGATAATTTCTATCTGTGGCTACTCCGCGAGCCCTTGCAAAATGGGACTTCCCTAGCTATCAGTCTAAGAATGCTTCAACGAGAAAACAAGCTGTCACATGACATCGTCTACCAACTGAGCTATTTTCATCGCCATTGAAGCAAGTTTAACGCAAGCTCTACTCCCGGAAAGACATGAACTCGGTTCCCGTACTGGTCACATGCAATTAGAGCCTATCATCCGCAGATATGGGGCGTATGTCTTTACTATACAcatatttttattcatccgtgATAAATGAGTGCTTCTCAATCGTTCCAGTCCCATCCTTGCGTCTCTCTCCCGGTCATGCCGTCTTCTTCGAATCCTCCTTTACGATGGTGGTATTTTAGATAGCCTGAAAGGCCCCGTCAGCGATAGAAGCTATGGGTTTTTTACTTGCGGTAGACTGtaccttttttatttatttcttaccAAGACTCTCTTCTACGGATAAATGTCCTAACGGGGGCCTGATTGAGTTTCTACTAACGTAAAAAAGAAAGTTCTCTTTGTCATTTACAGGAGCTCGTGTGGATAGGATTGTGCGCGCCGGGCCCTTCGGGTGTCCATATTTTGGCCGACCTTAGCGTATATACTATGTTATGCGGCCGTAATATTTTGATACCTTCCACCGCTGTTACGCCAGAAATCCAAGGTTCCACACGAGCTCCTGTTCTGCGGCGTGGTGGCAGGACCGCTAGGGGATTGGCTCCGGGTGTAGGTAGGGTCAAATCCGCAGGGGTCATGCAAATACATAGGCCCCTTCCCTTCTGCCGAGTTGTTTAGAAGGCGCTTTCCGTTCTACGGTCCCTCGGAGCGAAGGGTTAGGCAGGTAGTACGGGCCCTCTGACTTCCAGCTATGTGCTGTGTGCGACTCCCGCGAAGCGAATGAAGGGAAGCTCTTCGAACTTTCTCCGCCAGCGGCTTATGTAGTGGTCGGCATTCCTACGTGCTCCGACTGATCCCCACTGGAGATTATATGAGGGGTCTTGGAAACTGTCGTGACACTTTGGTGACGAAGGTCACCGGGGTGACTATGGAAGGATTCCGTGGTGGTCTCTGACTCCCTCCAactcaatcaatatcaagaacatgtCGTGAGCATGGGGGTTTGGCCGACTACTAAACTATTGGCTAGGGCTTTTCTAGTTATAGCTTCTATAGTGAGTGGCCCTTCCGCTTTGATCTAGTTTTAGTTTGTATTGTACTAAATTGAACACATATCAAAGAAAGGCGATCAATCAATAAGTAGTTGCCCTTCTCCGGCCTGGGAAAAGCAGCGAACTCGTTAAACAAGGGGCTTTTTTATTCATGGTCGCTACTGTTGTATTGTATATTGTCGGGGGAAGCTACTGCTTCTACGACAGCTCCGCTTCCTCATCTTGCTTCTACTTTGCTTGTTTGCGCGAAGGCTTAGAGTCCTTTTCGCTAGGTCCAAATTCGTCAAAGCGAAAGATCTGATCCAACGGAAATCCCGCATATTGAGCGCAGCTGATATGTGGCTACTAGGCGCGATCATCCCGCATGCCATAAAAAatacttctttttttatggcccgtCATATAAAGATAGAATAGATATGGATAGAGAGACATTCTATTGATTCGCGAAATGGCTCGTCGATCCAAATGAATCATTCTTCTNNNNNNNNNNNNNNNNNNNNNNNNNNNNNNNNNNNNNNNNNNNNNNNNNNNNNNNNNNNNNNNNNNNNNNNNNNNNNNNNNNNNNNNNNNNNNNNNNNNNNNNNNNNNNNNNNNNNNNNNNNNNNNNNNNNNNNNNNNNNNNNNNNNNNNNNNNNNNNNNNNNNNNNNNNNNNNNNNNNNNNNNNNNNNNNNNNNNNNNNNNNNNNNNNNNNNNNNNNNNNNNNNNNNNNNNNNNNNNNNNNNNNNNNNNNNNNNNNNNNNNNCAGTGCCCATTCGTTTCGCGCGCGGGAAGGCAACGAAGTTCAGTTGAAAAGACCGCAGCGGAGTGGAGCAGCCGCGACACGAAGTTCCTAACCTTAGCTGGATCTCGCTGGTGCCACCTAAACGGTAGGTATAGGCGGCGGATGTCTGACGTTTGGAGTTGTCGTTCGTGCACCTGTCCCCAATAGAAGAATGAGTGATCCCTTCCCCTGAGGATCATGGCCTTACCACTAGGTCCCCGATGGCCAGCGGGGGATTCGGTATAGCAGCTCACGTTCGTTTGCGCTTCGCGTTCCCGCTGGACTGGACACGTGTTAGCTGTAGGAAGTATGGTTACGAAAGTGACTTCGGTTCGCCAGTTCAGGCTCAACTCCTCGCTTTACGTTAGCGGACTTACAGGTCGGGCCGGGGCTCCATGCTCTTTCTTTCTGTGTGGGACGATGCCGGGGAATGTGTCGAGGCGGCGAACAACAACAAGACAACTAACTACATTTGCTTTTTCCCTCCATGAGATGAGCCAGTGCATTGGACCGATGGATAATAGAACTGAGCTGGCCAAACGCTTGGGCGCTCTACATACGATGTAGAAAAAATCAGATACATATCGATTTCTTTCTGATGGATCCAGAATAGATAGATATCTTGTATCATCAATAGATAGAAAGAGGTCAACCCTTATTATTGATAGAAAACCTTTCGATCTATCAGAACAGATCAGGCCATCTATCAATCGATTTGAATCATCTCGCTTTTCGTTCATTTCAGCCACGCCATAATAGCCGCCACAATAAGAAAGAAGCAAGCGAAACAGCTAGAAGCGCTCGCTTCGCCGCGCCCAACAATTCTTATTCACGGGAAAGCCAACCGAAAGATTCGATTCAGACTTCGTAGAGCCGGTGCTGCTGCTGTCTGCGTAGGGCCGTCCCCCACTCCCATCCCGGGGCGCTAAGGGGTTTTGTTTTAGGAACAGACGGCGGTGTTTTGCTGATGCCTCGAATCGACGCTTTTGTTGCGACATGCTAAGTTTTCTCCCCTATTGCTAGTAGGTTGATGGGTCGCACGCCCGGCACACATGTTTTGGCCTTGCTTGTGTGTCCATAACTCAAAATAGGTGACCTAACGGCCGCCGCCCGACTAAACATACCAATAGTCACCAAATTCATATGGGCTACTGAGGAGTAGGCAATGATCTTCTTAAGATCGATCTGTCTTAAAGTGGTCAAGGAAGTATATATTATAGCAATCGCGCTTAGAGTATAAATGAAAGGAGTGAAACAAAGTGTCGCTTCGGGAAACATGGGTATTGAAAATCTTAAAAACCCGTAGGTTCCCAATTTTAAAAGAATTCCAGCCAAGATGACGGATCCAGCCGTAGGTGCCTCTACATGGGCTTCGGGTAACCAAATATGAACTGGTACCATAGGCACTTTGACGGCAAAAGAGGCGAAAAAAGCAATCCATAGAAGGATTTGGCGCCGCTCACTAAATTCAGTGGTTAATAAAATTTGTAAATCGGTGGTTCCTGTTTGGAGAAGAATCAACAGAATAGCTAATAGCATAAAAACGGATCCCAGTAAAGTATATAGGAAAAACTGATATGCTGCCTTGATCTTTCTTTGTCTCGAACCCCATACCCCTATAATGATGGTAGAGTCAGGGGTGGCCCCAAAGCGGAATTGACCGGTGGTAGTTGGTCGAAGCTCCAGTGGGTAGCCACTCCCTTCTCAGGGAACCGTACGTGAGACTTCCGCATCATACGGCTCCGTCCCGAGCTTCCGTCGTCGGCCCTTGTCATTAGACCACTATGCTTGTCTTTTCCGCCTTGACTCTCGAATCTTTTGCTTCTCGGGTGGTGGCGAACAATGCTGCTTGCATAGTGGGAGATGCCCGCCCGTCGTTTAGGCCTGCTTCCTGCCCGAAAGAAGGCTAGCCGGGCTAGTGGTAGGGGACCCGACCGTCAAAAACCCTACCCTATTCTCGAACCCCCTGCCGAGCTCTACCCTGCCCGCATTTATTTGGAAGGGGGCCAAAGAAATGTCTCCACCTGCTGCCAACAGTCTTTCTTCGGAATTCTACTGAACGGGTCGATCCTCCCCTCCGTTTGTTTTAGCAACTTATCCTAAGGTCTCTTCGCCAAGAACTCTCCGGCAACGACAGAGGAACTAACCTGCCTGCAGTGGCGGGGCGGCTTTTTTTTTAAATAAGACCTGGACGATTATCCCTACCCTCGGTAGCTTACGAGTTTACGTCCATCCCTGGTCGGGTACAGTTTCCTTTATTTTTATCCCTTGTAGCCGTTACCCGAATTCGCGCAAGTGTGTCCACACCCCCCCTGACTTGACGAGGAATTCATTCTCGCGAACAAACACACCCCCTACACACACCTAGGAGCACCCCTTCCTACATATCCATACAAGACCTGAGTAGGCGGGTCGAGGTCCTACGAGGTACCCACTACTCGGAGTACCCTCCCACCAAAAAAAGATGTGTGGTTCGGTGGTTCGACCAAAAATGCTATGCTTACGCACAAGACTACCCCTCTTCCCGAAAGCTTCGCGGGGACCTTTACTACTTTACGACGACGGGGGACCGCCCGTAGGGGGTTTACTGCACAAGGCCCCTGCAGAGGAAAAGCTTGATCCCAGCGAATAGAAGATGTTCAGCTCCGCACAACATAGGGATTGGCACGCTTTCGGAAAGAACATAGAATAGTAGAGGATCCAGCATGCAGGACACGGCGATCATTAGAAATTCACGAATTAGAAATGCTGTAATATACTCTTTCCCAAAACTTCTCATACCAGACCAACCCACTGAAATGCAAATAGGGATCAGAAATGTGGTCAATATCACGAAGAATAATGAAAGACCGTCTATACCCATATACAAATGGATGTTTTCATAAGGAAGCCATCGAAGGCTTTCCACAAATTGAGATTTGGCCGTAGAAGGATCGAATTGTATCCGAGGAACAGGGGGATACAAAAAAGTAATAAGAGAAACGCACAGACCAATCAATCGTATCGGTCTTATTGAAGAATTTGGAATGAAAAGAGGAGTAATGCTTCCTAGNNNNNNNNNNNNNNNNNNNNNNNNNNNNNNNNNNNNNNNNNNNNNNNNNNNNNNNNNNNNNNNNNNNNNNNNNNNNNNNNNNNNNNNNNNNNNNNNNNNNNNNNNNNNNNNNNNNNNNNNNNNNNNNNNNNNNNNNNNNNNNNNNNNNNNNNNNNNNNNNNNNNNNNNNNNNNNNNNNNNNNNNNNNNNNNNNNNNNNNNNNNNNNNNNNNNNNNNNNNNNNNNNNNNNNNNNNNNNNNNNNNNNNNNNNNN
This portion of the Triticum dicoccoides isolate Atlit2015 ecotype Zavitan chromosome 7A, WEW_v2.0, whole genome shotgun sequence genome encodes:
- the LOC119331622 gene encoding putative ATP synthase protein YMF19; translated protein: MPQLDKLTYFSQFFWLCLLLFTFYILLFNNNNGILGISRILKLRNQLLSHRGGEIRSKDPKNLEDISRKGFSTGLSYMYSSLSEVSQWCKTVDYLGKRRKITLISDFGEISGSRGMERQILYLISKSSYNTSSSRITCWKNIMLTHVPHGQGSIIS